One Schlesneria paludicola DSM 18645 DNA segment encodes these proteins:
- a CDS encoding PQQ-like beta-propeller repeat protein, with protein sequence MPLRSWFVCLFGLLVALAVDANSGRLDAADPLDWPYWRGPEMNGISREKDLPSSWSPEGENLIWSKPGLGTRSTPIVMNGNLYTMVRHNPATTKEAEKVVCVDAATGETKWESIFNAFLTDVPDTRVGWSSVVGDPVTGNVFALGVCGYFQCLDGATGKTIWSHSMSEEYGLLSTYGGRTNFPIVFDNLVIISGVVIGWGEMARPAHRIIAFDKRNGQAVWFQSTKPFPEDTTYSSPAITVINGEAQYVIGCGDGSVYGIQPRTGKIIWNYDVSIRGINTPPTVVGSTVLCGHSEENLDDTAMGALFAIDASKSGNLTKIGELWRTKEEYIGKTAPLVIDDRVYSVDDGGIFFVNDLKTGKQIGKKKIGTMGRGSPVYGDGKLYVVDGNGRWFIFTPDAKGLKQIHTLRLEQGDVNASPIISHGRIYLACETMMYCIGKPDVKPSADPIPPMPKESPVDEDKKPATALVVPVESLLKPENKQQFSVQLYNAKGQFLKVADAREAKYTLQGPGTIDAAGKYTGPGGKVNNAVLVNAEVGELKSQARIRVVPEITAETPWSLTFDDGVVPVTAVGIRYRHIAIDHDYYQDLRSKDPLAAKMYIYLTTQFTNVPAPKATLDDSTPAQAFTGFKRYLGLIEAISNQDQAKEKLDPSLKLLQSDGVIANWEWTGNDKIPVQLVIGKGTRKVAGNGVLCKITTIPKGTRSQGWLGHPGSKNYTIQADVFANPTDAGIDADKNAKTPDIGLTNQRYRFEMMGAAQKLKLYSWIPHDRKFHEVDFPWQTGVWYTMKFIVTNETRDGALVSVCQGKVWKRGEAEPESWSIEWADSPANENGSPGLTGNAKDAEIFIDNVKVTPR encoded by the coding sequence GAGAAAGACCTGCCAAGTTCATGGTCGCCCGAAGGTGAAAACCTGATCTGGAGCAAGCCGGGACTCGGAACGCGATCGACGCCGATCGTGATGAACGGCAATCTCTACACCATGGTCCGCCACAATCCCGCCACGACCAAAGAAGCCGAGAAGGTCGTCTGCGTCGATGCCGCGACCGGTGAAACGAAATGGGAAAGCATCTTTAATGCGTTCCTGACGGACGTTCCGGACACCCGCGTGGGTTGGTCGAGCGTGGTTGGCGATCCGGTAACGGGCAACGTCTTCGCGCTGGGCGTCTGCGGCTACTTTCAGTGTCTGGATGGTGCGACCGGTAAGACGATCTGGTCGCATTCGATGAGCGAAGAGTATGGCCTGCTGAGCACGTATGGTGGACGAACCAACTTTCCGATTGTGTTCGACAATCTGGTCATCATCAGCGGCGTTGTGATCGGTTGGGGCGAAATGGCTCGACCCGCGCATCGAATCATTGCGTTCGATAAGCGAAACGGACAGGCCGTCTGGTTCCAAAGCACGAAACCGTTTCCCGAAGATACGACCTACAGTTCTCCGGCGATCACCGTCATTAACGGCGAAGCCCAGTATGTCATCGGGTGCGGCGACGGCAGCGTCTACGGAATTCAGCCCCGCACCGGCAAGATCATCTGGAACTACGACGTCTCGATTCGTGGAATCAACACGCCGCCCACGGTTGTTGGCAGCACCGTGCTGTGTGGTCACAGCGAAGAAAATCTCGACGACACCGCGATGGGGGCGCTGTTTGCAATCGACGCCTCCAAATCTGGAAACTTGACCAAGATCGGTGAACTCTGGCGCACTAAAGAAGAGTACATCGGCAAGACCGCTCCGCTGGTGATCGACGATCGAGTTTACTCGGTCGATGACGGTGGAATTTTCTTCGTCAATGATCTGAAGACGGGCAAGCAAATCGGTAAGAAGAAGATCGGCACAATGGGGCGCGGAAGTCCCGTCTATGGCGATGGCAAGCTGTATGTCGTCGACGGGAACGGCCGGTGGTTCATCTTCACGCCGGATGCGAAAGGTCTGAAGCAGATTCACACTCTGCGACTCGAGCAGGGCGACGTCAATGCCTCGCCGATCATTTCGCATGGCCGAATCTATCTCGCCTGTGAAACGATGATGTACTGCATCGGCAAGCCCGATGTGAAACCGTCGGCCGATCCCATTCCGCCAATGCCGAAGGAATCGCCTGTTGATGAGGACAAAAAGCCTGCGACCGCCTTGGTTGTTCCGGTTGAATCGCTGCTGAAACCCGAAAACAAACAGCAATTCTCGGTTCAGCTTTACAACGCCAAAGGCCAGTTCTTGAAGGTCGCGGATGCCCGTGAAGCGAAGTACACCCTGCAGGGGCCTGGCACCATTGATGCCGCTGGCAAATACACCGGCCCCGGTGGAAAGGTGAACAACGCGGTTCTGGTCAACGCCGAAGTGGGCGAACTGAAAAGCCAGGCCCGCATCCGTGTCGTTCCCGAGATCACTGCCGAAACGCCGTGGTCGCTGACGTTTGATGACGGTGTGGTTCCCGTGACCGCGGTGGGGATTCGGTATCGTCACATCGCCATTGATCATGACTACTATCAGGATCTGCGATCCAAAGATCCGTTGGCCGCGAAGATGTACATCTACCTGACGACTCAATTCACGAACGTTCCCGCACCAAAGGCGACTCTGGATGATTCGACGCCAGCCCAGGCCTTTACCGGGTTCAAGCGGTATCTGGGATTGATCGAAGCCATTTCCAATCAGGATCAGGCCAAAGAGAAACTCGATCCGTCCCTGAAGCTTCTGCAAAGCGATGGGGTGATTGCAAACTGGGAATGGACCGGAAATGACAAGATTCCCGTCCAGTTGGTGATCGGCAAAGGAACGCGCAAGGTCGCTGGCAATGGGGTGCTGTGCAAGATCACGACGATCCCCAAGGGGACGCGAAGCCAGGGCTGGCTGGGACATCCCGGTTCCAAAAACTATACGATCCAGGCCGACGTTTTTGCGAATCCCACCGACGCAGGTATCGACGCCGACAAGAATGCGAAAACTCCGGATATCGGTCTGACCAATCAGCGGTATCGATTCGAGATGATGGGGGCCGCTCAGAAGCTCAAGTTGTATTCCTGGATTCCGCATGATCGCAAATTCCACGAAGTCGATTTCCCGTGGCAGACCGGTGTCTGGTACACCATGAAATTCATCGTCACGAACGAAACGCGTGATGGCGCACTTGTCTCGGTTTGCCAGGGCAAGGTCTGGAAGCGGGGTGAAGCCGAGCCTGAATCCTGGTCCATTGAGTGGGCTGACAGCCCCGCCAATGAAAACGGCAGCCCGGGATTGACGGGCAATGCGAAAGATGCCGAAATCTTCATCGATAACGTGAAGGTCACCCCACGCTAA
- a CDS encoding outer membrane protein assembly factor BamB family protein — MKSLLPQTVLALCLAMISGVTAADKFDPTEDALNLIGKMKVGKYDWPQWGGSSHRNNTPQGENIPHEWNLDTGENVLWAAPLGSQTYGNPVVANGKVFVGTNNTHGYLKRYPSKIDLGVLLAFDEKTGKFLWQASSPKLPTGRVHDWPQQGVCSTVFCDDKRLWYNTSRGEVLCLDVEGFHDGVNNGPYKAEPNENKDEADIIWRYDMMGDLGISQHNMCSCSITCVGDRCFVITGNGVDEGHINIPAPNAPSFIALDKNTGKLLWSDKSPGVNILHGQWSSPCVFEAGGREQVVMGGGDGWIYSFDPAGDGKGGAKLLWKFDGNPKESIYLLGGRATRNHIIGTPVFYDGYVYVGVGEDPEHGEGIGHLYCIDPTKDGDVSLELAVSAEGKPLPHSRLQAVDTAKGDKAIPNPNAAAVWHYDSVDRNKNGKKDFEETMHRTIGSVAIKNDLLFISDFAGLVHCLDAKKATNGKPTVHWTHDMFSAAWGSVLIVEDKVYVGDEDGDITIFELSDKLNVLAENNMINSIYSTPICANNTLFISNKSTLFALKSGATLKGGVKQLSGEGGSAE, encoded by the coding sequence ATGAAATCTCTGTTACCACAAACCGTCCTGGCGCTGTGCCTGGCGATGATCAGTGGCGTCACTGCAGCCGACAAATTCGATCCGACTGAAGATGCGCTGAACCTTATCGGCAAGATGAAAGTCGGCAAGTACGACTGGCCCCAATGGGGGGGATCGTCGCACCGTAACAACACACCCCAGGGCGAGAACATTCCTCACGAATGGAATCTGGACACGGGTGAAAACGTTCTGTGGGCCGCGCCGCTCGGATCGCAAACATATGGAAACCCAGTGGTCGCGAACGGCAAAGTCTTCGTCGGAACCAATAACACGCACGGCTATCTCAAACGCTATCCGTCCAAAATCGACTTGGGTGTGCTGCTTGCGTTTGACGAGAAAACCGGAAAATTTCTCTGGCAAGCCTCGTCACCCAAGTTGCCGACCGGTCGTGTTCATGACTGGCCACAACAAGGGGTCTGTTCCACCGTGTTCTGCGACGACAAACGTCTGTGGTACAACACGAGCCGCGGCGAAGTGCTGTGCCTGGACGTTGAAGGCTTTCATGACGGCGTGAATAACGGCCCTTACAAAGCGGAACCTAACGAGAACAAAGACGAAGCCGATATTATCTGGCGCTACGACATGATGGGTGATCTCGGGATTTCCCAGCACAACATGTGTTCGTGCTCGATCACCTGTGTTGGCGATCGCTGCTTCGTGATCACCGGCAACGGCGTGGATGAAGGGCATATCAATATCCCCGCTCCGAACGCCCCCAGCTTCATCGCGCTGGATAAGAACACCGGCAAATTGCTGTGGTCCGACAAGTCACCCGGCGTCAATATTCTGCACGGACAATGGTCAAGCCCCTGCGTGTTCGAAGCGGGTGGTCGTGAACAGGTCGTGATGGGTGGCGGTGATGGATGGATCTATAGCTTTGATCCGGCAGGCGATGGCAAGGGGGGCGCCAAGCTGTTGTGGAAGTTCGATGGCAATCCCAAGGAATCCATCTATTTGCTGGGCGGACGAGCTACGCGGAATCACATCATCGGCACGCCCGTCTTCTATGACGGTTATGTCTACGTCGGTGTTGGTGAAGATCCTGAGCACGGTGAAGGCATCGGCCACCTGTACTGTATTGATCCGACCAAAGATGGCGACGTGAGTCTGGAACTGGCTGTCTCCGCGGAAGGTAAGCCACTGCCACACAGCCGTTTGCAAGCCGTTGATACCGCCAAGGGTGACAAGGCGATTCCGAATCCGAACGCCGCCGCCGTCTGGCACTATGACTCTGTGGATCGCAACAAGAATGGCAAGAAAGATTTCGAAGAGACGATGCATCGCACGATTGGCAGCGTCGCGATCAAGAATGACTTGCTGTTCATCTCCGACTTCGCAGGTCTGGTCCATTGTCTGGATGCCAAGAAGGCCACGAATGGAAAGCCAACCGTCCACTGGACACATGACATGTTCTCGGCCGCGTGGGGGTCGGTGTTGATCGTCGAAGATAAGGTCTATGTCGGTGACGAAGACGGCGATATCACGATCTTCGAATTGTCCGACAAGCTGAACGTGCTGGCCGAAAACAACATGATCAACTCGATCTATTCGACTCCAATCTGCGCCAACAACACGTTGTTCATTTCGAACAAGAGTACTCTGTTTGCACTCAAGTCAGGTGCGACACTGAAAGGTGGCGTCAAGCAGTTGTCGGGTGAGGGCGGCAGCGCCGAGTAG